The genomic window CACAAGGCTTGCACCCATATACTATGTGCCTTTTATCCTCGTTCATGGACTCATAAAGCCTATTCGCACAGTGCTTATGGGACCAGTTAGCAAACTTATAGGTCTTGTGGAGGTGGAAGAAAAGGACAAAGACTCCAAGGATACATTTATGGAGTTGCTTGAAAGGGGTATATCCCTTGGATATTTTGATAAGAAGGATTTGGAAGTTGTGGAAAGGGCTATAAACCTAAAGGATACCACGGTAAAGGAGATTATGACCCCAAGACCAGACATATTTATGTTGCCAGAAGATAGCCTCTTGGAAGAGGTTATTGAGGAGATAATCCAGAGAAAGCACAGTAAAATACCGCTTTTTTCAAAAAACCCCGACAACGTGGTAGGCATGCTATACGTAAAGGACCTTGTTCCCATCTCAAAGAACCTAAAGAGACCTCTAAAGGACTTCAAAAGAGAGGCACTATTTGTGCCAGAGATACTTAGCATAACAGAACTTATAAAGGAGATGAGGTCTCATGGAACTCAAACTGCCCTTGTGGTGGGTGAGCATGGAGAAATATCTGGTCTTGTAAGCGTATATGACATAATGAAATATCTCTTTGGAGATGTGCCAGAAAGCTGGGAAGAGGATATAGTGAAGGTTTCCAAAGATACATACATGGTAAGCGGGTGGGTAGATGTGGAAACGGTGGCAAAAAGAATAGGATTTAGATTGCCAGAAGACTATGAATACGATACAATAGGTGGCTTTGTAATGGCAAAACTTTCAAAGGTTCCAGAAGAAGGAGATGAGTTTTTCTACGATGGGTTCAAGTTTGTGGTGGATAAAATGGAAGGCAACAGAATTGTGAGCGTTTTTATAACCGCAAAGCAGGAGGAAAAAGTTGAAAGATAAGCCCATAAGGGTTTTGCCACAGGTAAGGACAAGCCTGCTATTGAAAATAGAAAACAGCCTTGAACTGCTTTTGAAGACCTCAGAAGAGCTTCTGCAAGAGCTTGAACTAAAACAAGAAGAAAACCCTCAAATAAAGCTAACACTAAAGACAAGACCAAGATGGTTTTATCAGGAATACGCAGAGCATCAGCCTATCTTTTCACAAAGTGAAATAAGTAAGGTTGAAGAGCAGGTAAGATATGAGTTTGATGGTCTTGACCTTGACATAGCCCTTGAGATAATATCTGGACTTAACCACAAGGGATTTTTCCTCGGAGACATAGGAGAAATAGCTAAACATTACGGAGTTAGCCCTGAGTATGTGGAGGAGATAAGAGAGTTTATAATGAAAGAGATTGAACCTTTGGGTGTTGCCAGTAAAAACCTTGAGGAGTTTATACTTGTCCAACTTGAAGAGCTATACCCCAAGGAGGAAGAGCTTCATAGAGAAGTCCTAAGGGTGCTAAAGGGCAAAAGTAGAGACCTAAGGGCAAGAGAAGTCTTGTCAAAGCTAAAACTTAGTCCTTTTGAGGGCACTCAAGTGGCGTATAAAGGCGGTAGCGTGGATGTGGTCTTTGAATACGATGGAAGTCAGTGGTATGTTTTTCTTATGGAAGACTTCTGGGATGTGGAGGCGGTAGGGAGTCTAAAGCCTATAACTTTTATATTGGAAATGAGAAGGAGGGTTATGCGTGTGGTTGGAGACCTAATTTTGGAAAGACAGGCAGGCTTTATGCTTGGGAAAGAGCCTCTAAAGAGCTTAACTCTTAGTGAAGTAGCCCAAAGGGCAGAGGTTAGCCTCTCAACGGTAAGCAGGATAGTTAGCAGAAAGTATGCAAAAACCCCCATAGGAGTGTTCCCTCTTAGGTCCTTTTTCCTAAGGGAGACAAAGGAAGGCTATAGCAAAGAAGAGATAATGAAAGCCATAAAGGAGATACTTCAATCTGAAAAGGGCAGGCTTTCTGACCAAGAGATTTCAAAGCTACTAAAAGATAAAGGCATACACATAGCAAGAAGGACTGTAAACAAATACAGAAGAATGCTTGAGGGCAGGTCATGAAAAGAATAGAAAAAGTCCAGGAGCTTTTGAAAAAGCATAAACTTGACGCTTTTGTATTTAGTTCACAGGCTAACGTTTTCTATCTCTCTGGCTTTAGGTCAAGCCATGCCTATGTGGTCATTACAAGGGACTCTTATCATCTTTTGACCGATGGCAGGTATTACGAGAAAGCCAGGTCTACTCTAAAAGACTGGGATGTGGTGCTCATTAAAGAAAATGCCATAAGGGTTATAAAAAACTTCCTAAAAAGACTAAAAGTTTCCAAGGTGGGCTATGAAGAGGATAGGGTGAGTTGTGAGTTTAGGAAGGCTCTAAAGGGTAGCTTTATATGGAAGGGCGTTTCGGGCATTCTAAAGGAAATGAGGGCTATAAAGGATGAGGAAGAGCTAAGGGTAATGAAGGAAGGGGTGAAAATTAGCGACAAGATATACGAAAGGCTTTTGCATGAGCTAAGAGAAGGAATGACTGAGCTTGAGGTAAGGTCTTGGCTTGTGGGGGAGTTTTTCAAAGCGGGGGCAAGTGGTGAGAGCTTTCCTGCCATAGTGGCAAGTGGTAGGGGTTCTGCTATACCCCACTACGAGACCTCTCAGAAGACTATAAAACACGGTGAGCCAATTCTCATAGACATGGGGCTTTTGTGGAAAGGCTATTGCACGGACTTCACAAGAACAATCTTTTTGGGAAAGGCGGATAGCGAGTTTAAGAAGGTTTACACTGTGGTAAGAGATGCTCATCTCCTTGCACTTGAGAAGATAAAAGTAGGAAGGACACTGGGAGAGATTGACAAGACCGCAAGGGAACACATAAGAAAGAAGGGCTTTGGCAAGTTCTTCAACCATTCTCTTGGACACGGTGTGGGCGTTGAAATACATGAATATCCAAGGGTTTATTACAAGGGCAAAGACAAGGATGTGAAGATAGAAGAGGGGATGGTTTTTACTGTAGAGCCGGGCATATACCTTCCTGGAAAGTTTGGCGTAAGGCTTGAGAATATAGTGGTTGTAAAGGGCGGATATGCAGAGCCCTTATCGGAAATCCCTCTTGACTTGGTGGAGCTGTGATGTTATAATAATATATCCCTACGCGGGGTGGAGCAGCCTGGTAGCTCGTCGGGCTCATAACCCGAAGGTCGGAGGTTCAAATCCTCCCCCCGCAACTTAAAAACCTTATAAATCAAAGCCTTGAGAAAAGCCATTCTTAAAAGCCTTGTCTTTCAATGGGATAGTTTTCAAAGCCTTGTATGTCAAAGGTCTGACATTACAGAAAATTACAGGAAAACACAGGAAATTACGCCCAAAAGTTAACCTGTAGTTAACACTTCCAAGCCTTGTCTGTCAAGGGTTTTAGATGGTCTGGGTTAACTGGTTTGTAGTGTGTTAACTGGCATGTTAACTGAGAATATGGCTAAGGCTTAGCAGTCAAGGATTTTGTGGAGTTAACGAAATAGCCCGTAATCTGGCAGACTAAACTTCACCTCTGGGAGGTTTATAGGCTTAGGGTTTAGCCAGTTATTCAACTTGCTACTTACAAAGCCTTCTATTGGTTTTGCTATGCCCTGCATTAGCCCACTACCCACACCCATGCCTATTGCTCCCAGTATCGGAGAAAGTAGCCCAGGGCTACCGCCTTTTGTAACAACTACAGGCTCTCTTCCTTGTTGTTTATAGCCCAATGTAGATTGTAGAGGTATGTCAAGCATATACTTTTTCATGACAGAAAGGGCTAAAAGGTCACCCACTCCTACACCACTGCCACCAGAACCCGCTTGCCTATCCCACGGCACTATAGGGGAGTTGAGGTCTCTAAACACCGCAGACAATAACCTGCTGTAGTTGTCCCAAAATTCTCTACCTCTCTCTGGATTTAGAAAGGTAGGGGCTACAAACCTACCATAATAGCTATCCAAAGCAGGGTCAGAAATGTAATTAGCCAGTGGGCTGATGCTTTGCTTTGCTGGGCTTCCGAATAAAGCTTTGCCTACTCCACTTACAACTTTGCCTATTGCCTTACCGATACTGCCCATGACATTACCTCCTTAGGTTTTCAAGTCTTTGCTTGGCTTCTTGAAGTGCTTGGATAAGCTCCTTGTTTGTTGAAACCTGCATTTTCATCGTTCCATCTACTTCCCACTTACTTCTTAAATCTCCTGTCGCCCTCAGGAATAGCTCTATTGCTTTTAAGTTTCCTCGCTGTGCTTTCTCTATTAGCTTTTGATAGATGAGAGGAGTTGCTTCGTTAAATAGCCTTTCTTTGGCTTCCTCTGTTATTAGCTTGTAAAAGTTTATGCCTTTGACCCTTAATGCGTGGATTTCAGATTTAGCTGTGTTGTAATTGACCCCCGCAATCTCACAGGCTTGTTTCAGTGATAGAGTAAAGGCATGTTCTACCATTGCCCTATAAACCCTTTGCAAAACTGGTGGCAGGTCTTCCACTATAACCATCTCAATGTTTAAGATGTGCCTGTGTCAAGGGCTAAAATGAACCTACGCCACTCAATCTATGACCTTAGGGCTGTCAAAGTCCATAACCTTAAACTTGGCTGGCTATGGCTAAGGGTTAACGGTCAAATGGTGCTTGCCCTCTGTCCTTGTGGTTAACTAACCATAGCCCTTTGTCTGTCATGGTTAGTTAACTCCCTTACCAGTTTTAAGAGCATTCTCACCCGTATTGAATACCCTCACCCTTTGCCTCCACACAGGATAAGGGTAGCCATCATCCACAGGCTTTAGTTCTCCGCTTATGGCTTTTTTGCACATACCTATGACAAGCCCGTAGCTTATGTCTGGGATGTGGAAGTCAAGCCTGTAGATGACCCTACAGTCTTTGATGAGATAGACATATAGCACTATGCCCGCCTGTGTGTTGTAGTCTACGCTAATGCCTTCCTTTAGCATGAGCTTTTTTAGAACACCCATGAGCTGGTTTACATCCCGCAGGTCAGAAGAGGAGTTCATCTTCATCCCTCCCACCCTCATAAGGTTTCTGTGAAAAGCTCTTTTGGTAGTTAACTAACCTTGCCCCTTGCCTGCTGTGGTTAGTTAACTCCCTCTTCCTCTTTTCTTGCCAGATAGCTTCCACCAGTTGTTCTGGGATTGTGTAGCATACATACACCGCTTCCAATTCCCGCAAAATCTCTTCTTTTGTTTCCAATTTCAGTAAAATGTCAAGCTTGTCTTGTATGTCTTCCCATGTGAGAGTTAAACACTCCTGCGTAGTATCCTCTTTCCTTTTATGCCCTTCTCCCTTTTCATAGACCTTTATAAGCTGACGGTCTCTGTAAACCTCAAGTCTGTTATCTCTATCCACAAAGCTGACCCTTCCTTGTGTGTCCCTTGCTTGCAGAAGTAGGCTAAGCACTAAGTCCTCACTGTAGCCCTCTGCTATTAGCCTGTCTGCCCTCATGACTAAGCCAAGCATGTGTCTTAGCTCAAGCTCTATCATGGCAAGGTCTTTTTGCTTATACTGGACTTCATAAACCTTTATGCTTTCTTGACCTCTTTCCCAGTAAACCGCCAGCCTATCCTTGTAGTGGACTTCGTAAACCGCTACGCCATAGTTTCTAACTCTCTCACACAAGCCAGCCATAAGCTCTCTGGCTTTGTCTCTCTGTGGGTCAAAGGGTAGGTCTACTCCTTGAATTGGCTCTAACTTAGGCTTAGGCTCTGGCTGGGTTTGGCTTGTGGCTTCAAAGTCAAAGTTAAGGTTATATCTTTTCAAGAACTCTCCTAACTTCATGGCTTACCTCCCGTGGTTGGTTTTTGAGACCCGATCCATTTTTCTATTTTTCTGGCTATATATATATAGGTCGGAAAAATAGAAAAATAAGCAAGTCCTTGATACACAAGGCTTTGAAGGGCATGAAAGCCCATTGAGAATAATTTGCAATTCGGAAAAATAAGGAAGTCCTTGTCCCTCAAGGCTTTGGTTAACTCACAAGCTAATGCCATCATCCTCCTCCTGTGTCTGTGCGTCCGCTTTCACATAGACATATCCCTTACCCGTTGACTTGTTGGACTTTTGCACTCTTATAAGTCCCTTGTCTTGAAGTAGTCTCAAGAGTTTTAACACCTTGTCCTTGCCGTAGCCAAGTCTTATTTTGCCCTCTTCCACAATTTCCTTTTGTGTATATTCCCGACCAGCTTCTATTAAGTCCAGTAGTTTTTTGGCTTCTGTTTCCTCTTTGCTTTCTGGTGTCTGGGTTTCTACTTTAGCCCCGCCTTCCAGTAGAGTTATCTTGATAACCGGAGAGCCCATAAATCTCAGCTTACCTGCCTGCAGTAGGTAAACATTACCTTCCCTTTGCACATAGAAAAGCCCATCCGCATCCGCCTTAACAACACCAGAGCCTCTGTATTTCAGTTCGGCTGGTAGCTTGTCATCTACAGAAGCATACTTCTGGGTATGGTGTAGCACCAGCACTGCATGCCCCATGTCTCTTATTTCCTTTAGCTCGCTCATGACCTCTCTCATGTCTTTATCAGAGTTAGGGTCATAGCCTCGTGTAAAAGCTCCCAGCGTGTCTACTACGACTAAACACCGCCCTACATTCTTGAGAAGCCTTTTGACCGCCTTCCAGTGTGGGTTATCCTTACTTATGCTTAAGTCCGCTCGTTGCCTTGAGAGAATGAAAAGCCTTTCTCTGAGTTCCTGCGTTAAGCCAAAGTCCTCAAGGTTTTGCTTTATGTAGGGTAAGGAGTTGTCCGCATCAAGATAAACCACTTTAATGCCTCTTTTAATAGCAGTTTTAACAAGCCCGTAGGCTAAGAAGGTTTTTCCTGCCCCCGCCTCACCGGTCAAGACTGTTAAATATCCGAAAGGTAAAAAGCCTTCAAACAGGAACTCAAGGCTCTGGTCTTGCAGGTCTTCCATACTTAAAAATAAGTCAAAGCCCTTCAGCTCCTCTATCTCATGTTGTGCTTTTATATTTTCAAGGTCAAAAGGTTTAAGTTCCAGCTCTGCCAAGACTTGTAGGCACTTTTGCTCGTCCACTGGGTAGCACCCCAGAGCTTCAAGGAAATCTGTGATATCCGCTCCCTTTTTCAGTTCTAAGCCAAGTTTCTTAGCCTCTTCAGAAAGGTCTATCCACTTTACCGTTCTGGCAAAGTTCAAAAGGTCAGAGCCTACTTTTATAAGCCAGCTTTTACCAGCTTGGTCGTTGTCTGGAATTAAAATCACCTCCAGCCCAGCAAACTCCCCTGCCAGCTCCGTAGACCAATCGTTAGCCCCTCCTGAGGTTGTAGCAAGAAATCCAAGAGCCTTTAAAGTTTCTACATCTTTTTCACCTTCTACAAAGAAAACTGGCAAGTTTTCCTTTCTTGCTTTGATGATAGCATCATGGTAGTTATAGAGCAAAGGTGGACAATCTTTTGGCTTTCCTGCTACCCATACCTCTTTGTCATAGTCATAATGCTCGTAAACAAAGCTCTTACTGCCATCTGCATGCCTGAGCTTCTTTTTCCTGTAGGCTAACTCCGCATTCTCCGTGTGGTGATAGTAGTAATAAACAGCCTCCTGTTGTGGCTTGGCTTGTTTTAAAACTCCAAGCCTCTTGAGTATGTTTACCGCTTCCGCTCGCTCTATTCCATGAATACCTTCTACAAGCTTTATTACCGTGCCAGTTTCTCCACAGGCTTTGCAGTGAAACCTACCGTTCTCAAGGTTAACAGCAAGGCTTGGATGGTTGTCATCATGGAAAGGACACCGCATTATAGCCCAGCCCTTTTCATGGTAGACTTTACCGCCTCTTTCTTCTACGAGGTTCTCAATAAAAGTCAGCAGGGCATCCTTGTTGACTATTAGCTTACTTGCTGGGTCTGGTAGGTTGGGGTGCTTGCCATTGACATTAGCATTGACAGGTTGTTCGTTTGGAGCTATAATTTCACTCATGGCTTGCCTCCTTTTTCTCTTGCGTGGCTAAACCTCCTTCTTCCCTTCTTTCTTTTCCTCCTACGGGCTTGAGGGCTTTTTCAAGGTCTTCTCTGGAAACATAAAGCGTCCTGCCTAACCTACGAGCAGGAAGATGCCCTCTGTAAATTAACTGACGCACTGCTCCTGGGCTTTTCCCCAGAAGGCTCGCAAGTTCTTGGACTGAATAAAATTCTTTCGTCATTTTCTCCCTCCTTGATTTTTTTTCACAGTTTTTAATGTAAAACCCTGTCAAGTCCCCTCCCCTTCTATGCTTTCGTGTTGTGTGTTGTTTAAATGAAGTTTTTCGTTGTTGTCTTCTCGTGTAAAGTTTATGTGGCTTCCATAACCTCTTCAGTAAACTCTCGGATAGCCACATCTAAATCACCCGCTATCTTCAAGCAAATGTCCTTGAGCTTTTTAGGATTGTCATGGTAGGTGTAAAGGCATGCAAGCAGAAGGTCAACAGCGTTTTCAAGCTCAAGGATTAGCCCCATGCCTGCCTTTGCTATAGGGCTGTTTAGCCTGCTAAGTTCATCCTTAACAACCTCATTCGTTCTCATGTTTTACCTCCTTTGCCTTTCATAAACAAAAGCTCAAGTTCTTTGGCAAGATAAATGAGTTCTTGCCTGTTAAGGCTAAAGTTGACCTTGACGGTGTTGTCCTTGTCTCCTTTCTTGCCCTCTGATAGGCTAAGCATCACACCGCCATCCTCTGCTATGGATACGGTTAGCTTTTTGTAGCTTTCAGTCTTATCGTTGTAGTGCAGGAGGCTGACCGCCTCCTGCCAGCCGTTGGTTTGCTTAGGTTTGCCATTCATACTGCTACCTCCATAGAGTTCTTGCTTTCTTGTTCCTCTAAGACCTCAATGACTTGTTTAACAAGCTCCTTTATCTCCTCTTCTCTCTGGGATAGCCTTTCCCATTCCTTTAGCAAAACATCCACCTTGTCCTTACGGAGTTCCTCAATAACCGCCATACCACCTATCCTTTTTATGTTGCCCAGAGACTTCCACACAGCTTTGGCATGCCCTACGGTTCTCCACACATACAGGTAGGTGTTGCCCTTGATAGTCTTAAGGCTGTAGCCTTGCAGGTTCATTAACTTCTCAAGGCTTTTCTTTCTTGCCTTGAGTTCCTTTAGCTCTTCCCTTAGGTCTAAGAGCCAGCTTTCTAAGGTTCTGAGTTCTTGCATGGCTAAACCTCCTTTTAAGGTATTCATAGGGATAATTATAATCCTGTCTCTTAGTCCTGTCAAGTAGTCATGGCATAAAATACAGGTTGACAGAGACATAAAAGCTGATATAATTAAAGACATGCCAAGGATAAAAGGAGCTAAAAGGTTAAGCAGTCTGTTGAGAATTGCAAGGATAGAGTTAAGAGTGCCAGAGGACTTAAAGGAATGGCTTACGCAGAAAGCAGAGAAAGAAGGCAAGTCCCTATCTCTGTTAATCACAGAAATCCTTGAGACCGCCCGCCAGAAGGATGAGGAAGGAAAACAATGAATACCTACGAACTCATAGGCTTTGCCTCAATCCTTCTTGGTGCTTTAGGCATTGGCTTTTCCCTTGCTGTTTTTGTTTACAGAACACTGAAGGAAAGGCATGGTTAGGCTATGTTTGAGCTTGTGGTGGTGCTTGTAGTCGGTTCTGTGATTATTGCTGGGCTTGTCTACATGCTTTATGAAGAGTTTAAGCCTACGCCCCATGAAAAGGGTAAGACTTAAGCCATGTTTTTGTGGTTAACTAACCATAAGGCATTAGGTTATAAGGGTTGGTTAACTGCCATGTGGCTATAGGAGTTTAGGAATGAAAGGCAGTGAGGAAGTGAAGGAGCTAATAGCTTACTACAAGCACCTATTTAGCCATGTGTGGAATGCTTTACTTTTGCTTACTGGTGGTCTTGTGGGGCTTGCTTTTAAGTGGGAGAGCCTGCTTGCAAAAGGGCTAATCTTGTCAGGCTCTTTAGTGTGGGTTTTTCTTTTTATTTTTGCTATCAGTTTACACATAAGA from Hydrogenobacter sp. T-8 includes these protein-coding regions:
- a CDS encoding AAA family ATPase, giving the protein MSEIIAPNEQPVNANVNGKHPNLPDPASKLIVNKDALLTFIENLVEERGGKVYHEKGWAIMRCPFHDDNHPSLAVNLENGRFHCKACGETGTVIKLVEGIHGIERAEAVNILKRLGVLKQAKPQQEAVYYYYHHTENAELAYRKKKLRHADGSKSFVYEHYDYDKEVWVAGKPKDCPPLLYNYHDAIIKARKENLPVFFVEGEKDVETLKALGFLATTSGGANDWSTELAGEFAGLEVILIPDNDQAGKSWLIKVGSDLLNFARTVKWIDLSEEAKKLGLELKKGADITDFLEALGCYPVDEQKCLQVLAELELKPFDLENIKAQHEIEELKGFDLFLSMEDLQDQSLEFLFEGFLPFGYLTVLTGEAGAGKTFLAYGLVKTAIKRGIKVVYLDADNSLPYIKQNLEDFGLTQELRERLFILSRQRADLSISKDNPHWKAVKRLLKNVGRCLVVVDTLGAFTRGYDPNSDKDMREVMSELKEIRDMGHAVLVLHHTQKYASVDDKLPAELKYRGSGVVKADADGLFYVQREGNVYLLQAGKLRFMGSPVIKITLLEGGAKVETQTPESKEETEAKKLLDLIEAGREYTQKEIVEEGKIRLGYGKDKVLKLLRLLQDKGLIRVQKSNKSTGKGYVYVKADAQTQEEDDGISL
- a CDS encoding CNNM domain-containing protein gives rise to the protein MSGFFSSSEVVFFGANRYLLKLKERKRIYRALLKLLSKPREVLLTILLGNELVNILISSYGTKLFVDLMGPKGAGFAVIFSSVLIFIFGEVIPKNTVLPFTTRLAPIYYVPFILVHGLIKPIRTVLMGPVSKLIGLVEVEEKDKDSKDTFMELLERGISLGYFDKKDLEVVERAINLKDTTVKEIMTPRPDIFMLPEDSLLEEVIEEIIQRKHSKIPLFSKNPDNVVGMLYVKDLVPISKNLKRPLKDFKREALFVPEILSITELIKEMRSHGTQTALVVGEHGEISGLVSVYDIMKYLFGDVPESWEEDIVKVSKDTYMVSGWVDVETVAKRIGFRLPEDYEYDTIGGFVMAKLSKVPEEGDEFFYDGFKFVVDKMEGNRIVSVFITAKQEEKVER
- a CDS encoding M24 family metallopeptidase, giving the protein MKRIEKVQELLKKHKLDAFVFSSQANVFYLSGFRSSHAYVVITRDSYHLLTDGRYYEKARSTLKDWDVVLIKENAIRVIKNFLKRLKVSKVGYEEDRVSCEFRKALKGSFIWKGVSGILKEMRAIKDEEELRVMKEGVKISDKIYERLLHELREGMTELEVRSWLVGEFFKAGASGESFPAIVASGRGSAIPHYETSQKTIKHGEPILIDMGLLWKGYCTDFTRTIFLGKADSEFKKVYTVVRDAHLLALEKIKVGRTLGEIDKTAREHIRKKGFGKFFNHSLGHGVGVEIHEYPRVYYKGKDKDVKIEEGMVFTVEPGIYLPGKFGVRLENIVVVKGGYAEPLSEIPLDLVEL
- a CDS encoding LacI family DNA-binding transcriptional regulator → MKDKPIRVLPQVRTSLLLKIENSLELLLKTSEELLQELELKQEENPQIKLTLKTRPRWFYQEYAEHQPIFSQSEISKVEEQVRYEFDGLDLDIALEIISGLNHKGFFLGDIGEIAKHYGVSPEYVEEIREFIMKEIEPLGVASKNLEEFILVQLEELYPKEEELHREVLRVLKGKSRDLRAREVLSKLKLSPFEGTQVAYKGGSVDVVFEYDGSQWYVFLMEDFWDVEAVGSLKPITFILEMRRRVMRVVGDLILERQAGFMLGKEPLKSLTLSEVAQRAEVSLSTVSRIVSRKYAKTPIGVFPLRSFFLRETKEGYSKEEIMKAIKEILQSEKGRLSDQEISKLLKDKGIHIARRTVNKYRRMLEGRS
- a CDS encoding helix-turn-helix domain-containing protein, with amino-acid sequence MTKEFYSVQELASLLGKSPGAVRQLIYRGHLPARRLGRTLYVSREDLEKALKPVGGKERREEGGLATQEKKEASHE
- a CDS encoding phBC6A51 family helix-turn-helix protein; amino-acid sequence: MVIVEDLPPVLQRVYRAMVEHAFTLSLKQACEIAGVNYNTAKSEIHALRVKGINFYKLITEEAKERLFNEATPLIYQKLIEKAQRGNLKAIELFLRATGDLRSKWEVDGTMKMQVSTNKELIQALQEAKQRLENLRR
- a CDS encoding ribbon-helix-helix domain-containing protein, with protein sequence MPRIKGAKRLSSLLRIARIELRVPEDLKEWLTQKAEKEGKSLSLLITEILETARQKDEEGKQ